In Kordia antarctica, the following proteins share a genomic window:
- the porD gene encoding type IX secretion system protein PorD has product MRNLVLSILFLSVTTFSVAQELNCQIKIDAQQVNQTNQQIFKTLERSLNDFVNKTQWTNKKYAPQERINCSMVINVSEYSSDQFIATIQVQSSRPIYSSSFESPVFNFNDKQFRFIYQEFQPIVYNPNAFTTNLVAVVAYYVHVILGIDADTFSLRGGSDYYAQAQQIVNLAQSSGFLGWQEADGNRTRWKLLDNMLNNTYKEYRTVMYNYHRVGMDMMADDPSAAKQSISGVMEIFKALSNRRPNSFLMQTFFDAKAEEMQSIFSGGPKVNVTQLVETLNSIAPFHASKWEKIKF; this is encoded by the coding sequence ATGCGTAATCTTGTTTTAAGTATCTTATTTTTAAGTGTAACGACATTTAGTGTTGCACAAGAATTGAATTGTCAAATTAAGATTGATGCACAACAAGTGAATCAGACAAATCAGCAAATTTTCAAAACGTTAGAGCGTTCTTTGAACGATTTTGTAAATAAAACACAGTGGACAAATAAAAAATACGCACCGCAAGAACGGATCAATTGTAGCATGGTGATCAATGTATCAGAATACAGTTCTGATCAATTTATTGCTACGATTCAAGTACAATCTTCACGACCAATTTACAGCTCATCATTTGAATCGCCAGTATTCAACTTCAATGACAAACAATTTAGATTCATCTATCAAGAATTTCAGCCAATCGTTTACAATCCAAATGCATTTACCACAAATTTAGTGGCAGTAGTTGCGTATTATGTACATGTAATTTTAGGAATTGATGCAGATACATTTTCGCTTCGTGGCGGATCTGACTATTATGCACAAGCGCAACAAATTGTAAATCTTGCGCAATCGAGTGGATTTTTAGGTTGGCAAGAAGCAGACGGAAATCGCACACGTTGGAAATTGTTAGATAATATGTTGAACAATACTTACAAAGAATACAGAACCGTAATGTACAACTACCACAGAGTAGGAATGGACATGATGGCAGACGATCCGAGCGCGGCAAAACAGTCTATTAGTGGCGTTATGGAAATATTTAAAGCATTAAGCAATAGAAGACCAAATTCTTTTTTGATGCAAACGTTTTTTGATGCGAAAGCCGAAGAAATGCAAAGTATATTTTCTGGCGGACCAAAAGTTAACGTAACTCAATTGGTAGAAACACTAAATAGCATAGCTCCATTTCACGCTTCGAAGTGGGAAAAAATTAAATTCTGA
- the coaBC gene encoding bifunctional phosphopantothenoylcysteine decarboxylase/phosphopantothenate--cysteine ligase CoaBC: MSILRGKKVVLGVTAGIAAYKTASLVRLFIKAGAEIQVIMTPAAKDFITPLTLSTLSKNPVHSSFTNQDDENDMWTNHVELGLWADFMLIAPATANTLSKMATGNSDNLLLATYLSAKCPVYFAPAMDLDMYKHPSTKNSFEKLSSYGNVMIPATSGELASGLVGEGRMAEPEDIITFIENNILEQLPLKGKKVIITAGPTYEAIDPVRFIGNHSSGKMGFELARTAANLGADVVLIAGPNHQSISHSSVKVVNVISAEDMYIAAHEDFPSADIAILAAAVADYKSKDVASQKIKKKDSTLTIELIKTKDVLASLGAIKKDQFLVGFALETNNELENAKGKLTKKNLDMIVLNSLNDKGAGFGKPTNKVTIIDKKMNTLAFGLKSKAEVANDIFSEILKRIHA; this comes from the coding sequence ATGTCAATTCTAAGAGGCAAAAAAGTAGTATTAGGCGTTACCGCTGGAATTGCCGCTTATAAAACAGCTTCTCTAGTTCGGTTATTTATAAAAGCAGGCGCAGAAATCCAAGTGATTATGACGCCTGCTGCTAAAGACTTCATTACGCCGTTAACGCTCTCCACGCTATCAAAAAATCCAGTACATTCATCATTCACAAATCAAGATGATGAAAACGATATGTGGACAAATCATGTGGAACTTGGTTTGTGGGCAGATTTTATGCTAATTGCGCCAGCAACAGCAAATACACTGTCCAAAATGGCAACAGGAAACAGCGATAACTTATTATTAGCTACCTATTTATCTGCAAAATGTCCTGTATACTTTGCGCCAGCAATGGACTTAGATATGTACAAACATCCATCCACTAAAAACTCTTTTGAAAAACTTTCCAGTTATGGAAATGTCATGATTCCTGCAACAAGTGGCGAATTGGCAAGTGGTTTGGTTGGCGAAGGTAGAATGGCAGAACCCGAAGACATCATAACTTTTATTGAAAATAATATACTAGAACAGCTTCCGCTGAAAGGAAAAAAAGTAATCATTACCGCTGGCCCAACCTACGAAGCAATTGATCCTGTGCGTTTTATCGGGAATCATTCTTCAGGGAAAATGGGCTTTGAATTAGCGCGTACGGCTGCAAATTTAGGCGCTGATGTCGTTTTAATTGCAGGTCCAAACCATCAAAGTATTTCACATTCATCTGTAAAAGTTGTCAATGTAATAAGTGCGGAAGACATGTATATTGCGGCACACGAAGATTTTCCTTCGGCAGATATTGCAATTCTAGCAGCAGCAGTTGCAGATTACAAATCAAAAGATGTAGCTTCTCAGAAAATAAAAAAGAAGGATTCAACGTTAACTATAGAATTGATTAAAACAAAAGACGTCTTAGCTTCTTTAGGAGCCATTAAAAAAGATCAGTTTTTAGTTGGTTTTGCATTAGAAACGAATAATGAACTAGAAAATGCAAAAGGAAAGTTGACGAAGAAAAATTTAGACATGATTGTGCTAAATTCCTTAAATGATAAAGGAGCAGGATTCGGAAAACCAACGAATAAAGTAACCATTATTGACAAAAAAATGAATACCTTAGCTTTTGGACTTAAGTCGAAAGCTGAAGTTGCCAACGATATATTTAGTGAAATTTTAAAACGAATCCATGCGTAA
- a CDS encoding T9SS type A sorting domain-containing protein has protein sequence MNSFFCFFYIYGKEMHIKSGKIVNQKFINLSNLSSGYYLLKIFSKNTVITKKIMLK, from the coding sequence TTGAACAGCTTTTTTTGTTTCTTCTATATCTATGGTAAAGAAATGCATATAAAAAGTGGAAAAATTGTGAATCAAAAATTTATAAATCTTTCCAACTTATCTTCTGGTTATTACCTACTTAAAATTTTTAGTAAAAACACAGTGATTACTAAAAAAATAATGTTAAAGTAA
- a CDS encoding enoyl-ACP reductase FabI, with protein MSYNLLKGKRGIIFGALDENSIAWKTAVRVHEEGGTFVLTNAPIALRMGTIKNLAEQTGSEVIPADATSLEDLENLVTKSMEILGGKIDFVLHSIGMSVNVRKGRHYTDMNYDWTTKGWDISAVSFHKVMQTLYKADAMSEWGSIVALTYMAAQRTFPDYNDMADNKSYLESIARSFGYFFGKEKKVRVNTISQSPTPTTAGQGVKGFDGFISYAEKMSPLGNATALDCANYTVTLFSDLTKRVTMQNLYNDGGFSNTGVSQEVIERFTEE; from the coding sequence ATGTCATATAATTTATTAAAAGGAAAAAGAGGAATCATCTTTGGTGCTTTAGACGAAAACTCTATTGCATGGAAAACTGCGGTACGAGTTCATGAAGAAGGCGGAACATTTGTATTAACTAATGCGCCAATTGCATTGCGTATGGGAACTATAAAAAACTTAGCGGAGCAAACTGGTTCTGAAGTTATTCCTGCGGATGCAACAAGTTTAGAAGATCTTGAAAACTTAGTGACGAAATCTATGGAAATCCTTGGCGGGAAAATTGACTTCGTATTGCATTCTATTGGAATGTCTGTAAATGTTCGTAAAGGAAGACATTACACAGATATGAACTACGATTGGACAACTAAAGGTTGGGACATTTCTGCGGTATCTTTTCATAAAGTAATGCAAACATTATACAAAGCAGACGCAATGAGCGAATGGGGAAGTATTGTGGCATTGACATACATGGCAGCGCAACGTACATTCCCAGATTATAATGATATGGCGGATAATAAATCATACTTAGAATCCATTGCACGTAGTTTTGGTTATTTCTTTGGGAAAGAGAAAAAAGTGCGTGTCAATACCATCTCTCAATCACCAACGCCAACAACGGCTGGACAAGGTGTAAAAGGATTTGACGGATTCATTTCGTATGCTGAAAAAATGTCGCCACTAGGAAACGCAACTGCTTTAGATTGTGCAAACTATACCGTAACATTATTCTCTGACTTAACAAAGAGAGTTACGATGCAAAACCTTTACAATGATGGAGGATTCTCTAACACTGGCGTGAGTCAGGAAGTTATTGAGCGTTTCACAGAAGAATAA
- the recN gene encoding DNA repair protein RecN, whose protein sequence is MLTQLSIKNFALIDSLQVEFDKGLTIITGETGAGKSILLGGLALILGKRADLSSLKDKERKCVIEAEFAVKKYKLKDFFSANDLDYDDQTIIRREILPSGKSRAFVNDVPVRLDVLNALGDQLIDIHSQHQTLQLTDNQFQFQVIDTLATITDEVFSYQELLKTYQTTQKELKKTRETQADLEKEHDYNMFLLKELEEAKLEKVVLTDLEAQYERLNNAEDIKTNLSASEQLLSDENVGILNLLSELQVSSGKLANIAPEFDSLAERIKSSYIELDDVYNEIMNLQGDVEFNPEQLEEISGKLQKIFDLQKKHNVLAVEELLAIQAELSEKAQISESIEDVILAKEKELSAISKQLKEAAKIIHKKRSEGIPILVQQLEKILATLGMPNARFNIKAQLTDQFYTNGMDDLQFLFSANKGGNFNELKKAASGGELSRVMLCIKAILSKYMQLPTIMFDEIDTGVSGEVASKMARIMQHMGKSMQVFSITHLPQIAAKGKQHFKVYKQDINEITTTHLKQLHEEERVQEIAQMLSGAKISDSALANAKELLKS, encoded by the coding sequence TTGCTCACACAATTATCTATAAAAAACTTTGCGTTAATCGATTCTTTACAGGTCGAATTTGACAAAGGATTAACTATTATTACAGGTGAAACTGGTGCTGGAAAATCAATTCTTCTAGGCGGTTTGGCATTGATATTAGGAAAACGTGCAGATTTATCTTCTTTAAAAGATAAAGAACGTAAATGTGTGATTGAAGCTGAATTTGCTGTAAAAAAATATAAATTAAAAGATTTTTTTTCTGCGAATGATCTTGATTACGATGACCAAACTATTATTCGTCGGGAAATATTACCTTCTGGGAAATCGCGCGCATTTGTAAATGATGTTCCTGTCCGATTGGATGTGTTAAATGCTTTGGGCGATCAATTAATAGATATTCATTCGCAACATCAAACTTTACAACTTACAGATAATCAATTTCAATTTCAAGTCATTGATACCTTAGCAACTATTACTGACGAAGTATTTTCGTATCAAGAATTGCTAAAAACATATCAAACTACACAAAAAGAATTAAAAAAGACACGTGAAACTCAAGCCGATCTAGAAAAAGAACATGATTATAATATGTTCTTATTGAAAGAATTGGAAGAAGCAAAACTTGAGAAAGTAGTGCTGACAGATTTGGAAGCGCAATACGAACGCTTGAATAATGCGGAAGATATTAAAACAAATTTAAGTGCTTCTGAACAACTTCTCTCGGATGAAAATGTTGGAATTTTGAATTTACTTTCAGAATTGCAAGTCTCTTCAGGGAAACTAGCGAATATTGCACCTGAATTTGATTCGCTAGCAGAACGCATCAAAAGTTCCTATATTGAATTGGATGATGTGTATAATGAAATCATGAATTTGCAAGGCGACGTTGAGTTCAATCCAGAGCAACTGGAAGAAATCTCAGGAAAACTTCAAAAAATATTCGATCTACAAAAAAAGCATAATGTACTTGCCGTAGAAGAATTACTAGCGATTCAGGCTGAACTTTCCGAAAAAGCACAGATTTCCGAAAGTATTGAAGATGTTATTCTTGCGAAAGAAAAAGAGCTTTCTGCAATCAGTAAACAATTAAAAGAAGCTGCAAAAATAATTCATAAAAAACGTTCGGAAGGAATTCCAATATTGGTGCAACAGCTAGAAAAAATATTAGCGACACTTGGTATGCCAAACGCACGATTTAACATAAAAGCACAGTTAACCGATCAATTCTACACAAACGGAATGGACGATTTACAATTTTTATTTTCTGCAAATAAAGGTGGAAACTTTAACGAATTGAAAAAAGCGGCTTCTGGCGGAGAATTGTCACGAGTTATGTTGTGTATCAAAGCAATTTTATCAAAATACATGCAATTGCCAACTATTATGTTTGACGAAATTGACACAGGAGTTTCGGGCGAAGTGGCAAGCAAAATGGCAAGAATAATGCAGCATATGGGAAAAAGTATGCAAGTATTTTCGATAACGCATTTACCACAAATTGCTGCAAAAGGAAAGCAACATTTTAAAGTATATAAACAAGATATCAACGAAATTACAACCACGCATTTAAAGCAATTGCACGAAGAAGAACGCGTACAGGAAATTGCGCAAATGTTAAGTGGCGCTAAAATATCCGATTCGGCGTTGGCAAATGCGAAAGAATTATTGAAATCGTAA
- a CDS encoding fibronectin type III domain-containing protein — translation MKKITFKFFMIMCLLGTYVGISQTLNQAASWPNAGWTLSGTFDGAGVTGTPAASTTFGFDDDAAGNGSFDDVRATSPVIDLTAASGAGETWITVSGSFVYRAFGGDVLAIETYDADAMTWSALQTFSGNSTNADYQTCAGTAAYTTPVLDISGFTATQLSGFQYRIIYDDNNGWQYGFCVTSPTITSATPPACSPPTALTATNIDGFSADLGWTENGTATLWNVELVNITAAGTQTMTATATGVANPYNQTGLTPSNNYEFYVQADCGVDGTSAWVGPFAFTTTVACPAPSALTATNITTTSADLGWTAGNAQTLWDVELVDITAAGTQTMTATATGVANPYNQTGLTANNDYEFYVRADCVANGTSPWAGPFAFTTQCTTFTAPYSEDFESGGALPDCWTLGGDEDWRFTNTGTGNHIGDNGNITGTSASGAFFAYVDDSDPNATNAELTSPFVDVSGLTTPALIFYEISNNEIGFNATLTVSVYDGAAWNVVGIYNTNTALNGWEKKVVDLSGLTFTGPAQVRFSIADSGSFYDDIAIDDVSLEELPTCPDPSTLTATNITDDSADLGWTETGTATLWNVELIDVTGGGTQTMTATATGVANPYNQTGLTENNNYSFYVQSECGPGGTSAWVGPFAFTTMETCPIPSVLTATNIMETSADLGWTENGVATLWNIELIDVTAGGTQTMTATATGVMNPYAATGLVGDNSYQFYVQADCGVDGTSAWVGPFSFATPYVAVPPTCSSGTFLDSGGTSGDYSASSNITYTICPDMAGDVVEVEFTAFSSENISGSDCYDGLTIHNGADATATTIDPPGGGAAVWCWDEVDVPAEGTGDLEGMTITSSDASGCLTFVFTSDGSVQREGWEAIVNCTTLSVDSSEVRGFLHYVDTVNNSFVVNAQSNIQSIEVYNLVGQIITTAKPNDPSGEANLGSVKNGVYFARVTLQNGNASVVKFVK, via the coding sequence ATGAAAAAAATTACATTTAAATTTTTTATGATTATGTGTTTACTAGGTACCTATGTAGGTATCTCTCAAACCTTAAATCAGGCTGCAAGTTGGCCCAATGCAGGATGGACTTTATCTGGTACATTTGATGGTGCTGGAGTAACTGGTACTCCAGCAGCATCTACTACATTTGGCTTTGACGATGATGCTGCTGGTAACGGTTCTTTTGATGATGTGCGAGCAACATCGCCAGTAATTGATCTTACTGCTGCTAGTGGAGCAGGAGAAACGTGGATTACAGTTAGCGGTAGTTTTGTATACAGAGCATTTGGTGGCGATGTTTTAGCAATTGAAACGTATGATGCTGATGCAATGACTTGGTCTGCGTTACAAACGTTTTCAGGAAACTCTACAAATGCGGATTATCAAACTTGTGCAGGTACTGCAGCATACACAACTCCGGTGCTAGATATTTCAGGATTTACTGCAACGCAATTGTCAGGGTTTCAATATCGTATTATCTATGATGATAATAATGGTTGGCAATATGGATTTTGTGTTACTTCGCCAACAATTACGTCGGCAACACCACCTGCATGTTCTCCTCCAACTGCATTAACTGCAACTAACATTGACGGTTTTTCTGCTGATTTAGGATGGACAGAAAATGGTACAGCTACGTTGTGGAATGTTGAATTGGTAAATATTACTGCTGCAGGAACTCAAACAATGACTGCAACAGCTACTGGCGTTGCAAATCCATACAATCAAACAGGATTAACGCCTTCTAATAACTACGAATTTTATGTACAAGCAGATTGTGGTGTTGATGGAACATCTGCATGGGTTGGACCATTTGCATTTACAACAACAGTTGCATGTCCAGCACCTTCTGCACTTACAGCAACAAATATTACGACTACTTCTGCCGACCTTGGATGGACTGCAGGAAACGCACAAACACTTTGGGATGTTGAATTAGTAGATATTACTGCTGCAGGAACTCAAACAATGACTGCGACTGCTACTGGAGTTGCAAACCCATACAATCAAACTGGATTAACAGCTAATAATGATTATGAATTTTATGTAAGAGCAGATTGTGTTGCTAATGGAACATCTCCTTGGGCTGGACCATTTGCATTTACGACTCAATGTACAACGTTTACTGCACCATATTCTGAAGATTTTGAAAGTGGAGGCGCATTGCCAGACTGCTGGACATTAGGCGGAGATGAAGATTGGAGATTTACAAATACTGGAACAGGAAATCACATTGGAGACAATGGAAACATAACAGGAACTTCAGCTTCGGGAGCATTTTTTGCCTATGTAGATGATTCTGATCCAAATGCAACAAATGCAGAATTAACTTCTCCATTTGTAGATGTTTCTGGTTTAACAACACCAGCACTTATTTTCTACGAAATTAGTAATAATGAAATAGGCTTTAACGCAACGTTAACGGTTAGTGTATATGATGGAGCTGCATGGAATGTAGTTGGAATCTACAATACAAACACTGCCTTAAATGGATGGGAAAAAAAAGTAGTAGACCTTAGTGGATTAACTTTCACAGGACCAGCACAAGTACGTTTCTCTATTGCAGATTCAGGAAGTTTCTATGACGATATCGCTATTGATGATGTTTCTCTTGAAGAATTACCAACGTGTCCAGATCCATCAACATTAACAGCTACAAACATCACAGATGATAGTGCTGATTTAGGATGGACAGAAACTGGTACAGCTACGTTATGGAATGTTGAATTAATTGATGTAACTGGTGGAGGAACTCAAACAATGACTGCCACTGCTACTGGCGTTGCAAATCCATACAATCAAACAGGATTAACAGAGAACAATAACTATTCGTTCTATGTACAATCTGAGTGTGGACCAGGCGGAACTTCAGCATGGGTTGGACCGTTTGCGTTTACTACAATGGAAACATGTCCTATACCATCAGTGTTAACTGCTACAAACATTATGGAGACAAGTGCTGATCTTGGTTGGACAGAAAACGGAGTAGCTACGTTATGGAACATCGAATTAATAGATGTTACAGCAGGTGGAACTCAAACAATGACTGCAACTGCAACTGGCGTTATGAACCCGTATGCCGCTACTGGTTTAGTAGGAGATAATTCGTATCAATTTTACGTACAGGCAGATTGTGGTGTTGATGGAACTTCTGCATGGGTAGGACCATTTTCATTTGCAACACCGTATGTTGCGGTACCGCCAACGTGTTCAAGCGGAACATTCTTAGATTCAGGTGGAACTTCAGGAGATTACTCAGCAAGTTCAAACATTACCTATACAATTTGTCCAGATATGGCTGGAGATGTAGTAGAAGTTGAATTTACAGCGTTCTCATCAGAAAATATTTCAGGATCAGATTGTTATGATGGATTAACCATACATAATGGTGCAGATGCAACGGCTACAACAATTGATCCTCCAGGAGGTGGAGCAGCTGTTTGGTGTTGGGATGAAGTTGATGTACCAGCAGAAGGAACAGGAGATTTAGAAGGTATGACAATCACTTCTTCAGATGCTTCTGGATGTTTAACATTTGTATTTACATCAGATGGTTCTGTACAAAGAGAAGGATGGGAAGCAATCGTAAACTGTACTACGCTATCTGTAGATTCTTCGGAAGTTAGAGGTTTCTTACACTATGTAGATACAGTAAACAATAGTTTTGTTGTAAATGCACAAAGTAATATCCAATCTATTGAAGTATACAATTTAGTTGGGCAGATAATTACAACTGCTAAACCAAATGATCCTTCAGGAGAAGCAAACTTAGGTTCAGTTAAAAATGGAGTGTACTTTGCAAGAGTAACATTGCAAAATGGAAACGCTTCAGTTGTAAAATTCGTGAAGTAA
- a CDS encoding FG-GAP-like repeat-containing protein, giving the protein MNKLLRFPLLLVIYNLCLNLNAQAYFEEQATALGVGDSSGTIFLGAGISFCDFNSDGWDDITIATQSGDPLKIYKNNGNGTFSLETTLNPNNNSQQKQVIWVDIDNDGDKDLYVASDTGGSRLYRNDVTSLVDISVASGLPTDAIHNYGASWGDYDNDGNLDVFLCNRDPNGLEPNYLYKNNGNGTFTNVSAAAGIDTGSHLSFCSAFFDYNNDGWQDIYMANDKVSTTNILYKNNGDGTFTDVSVASGTDLAIDAMSVTIADYNNDTWFDIYVTNGTDGNYFLKNNGNGTFTNIASETGTMFNSVAWGSVFLDAENDGDLDLYVSGSFDGSNPNFESAAFYTNNGNDTFSIEASSGFVNDTGQSYSNAIGDVDNDGFPEIVVSNSGGGNIFLWKNETTSTNNWLKVGLEGITSNKQGIGATIELKSGGVSQYRYTVCGEGYLAQNSGTEFFGIAGNTVIDYVKVTWLGGAQDILYNVMPNQKINILEGSSPLSTEEFAANNEIQVYPNPTTGKLWVHFNTTENYTYSLFDSKGMLVKSGHITSQEYINITNLSSGYYLLKILSENTVITKKILLK; this is encoded by the coding sequence ATGAATAAATTACTACGTTTTCCCCTTTTATTAGTAATATATAATCTCTGTTTGAATTTAAATGCGCAAGCATATTTTGAGGAACAGGCAACGGCTCTTGGTGTTGGTGATAGCAGTGGAACAATTTTCTTGGGTGCCGGAATCTCTTTTTGTGACTTTAATAGTGATGGATGGGATGATATTACCATTGCTACTCAAAGTGGCGATCCATTAAAAATTTATAAAAACAATGGAAACGGAACGTTCTCGCTTGAAACTACACTGAATCCTAACAACAATTCGCAACAAAAACAAGTTATTTGGGTTGATATTGACAATGATGGAGACAAAGACTTGTATGTGGCTAGCGATACAGGCGGCAGTCGTTTGTATAGAAATGATGTAACTTCTCTTGTTGATATTTCAGTTGCTAGTGGTTTGCCAACGGATGCAATACACAATTATGGTGCTTCTTGGGGCGATTATGATAATGACGGAAACTTAGATGTATTTCTATGTAATAGAGATCCAAACGGTTTGGAACCAAATTACCTTTATAAAAATAATGGAAACGGTACCTTTACAAATGTAAGTGCAGCTGCGGGAATTGATACAGGAAGTCATTTATCATTCTGTTCCGCATTTTTTGACTATAATAATGATGGTTGGCAAGATATTTACATGGCTAATGACAAAGTGAGTACAACCAACATTCTTTACAAAAACAACGGAGATGGAACATTTACCGATGTAAGTGTAGCATCAGGAACTGACTTGGCTATTGATGCGATGTCAGTAACTATAGCAGATTACAACAATGACACTTGGTTTGACATTTATGTAACAAATGGAACTGATGGAAACTATTTCTTAAAAAATAATGGGAACGGAACATTTACAAACATTGCTTCAGAAACAGGTACGATGTTTAATAGTGTCGCTTGGGGATCTGTATTTTTAGATGCTGAAAATGATGGAGATTTAGATTTATATGTAAGTGGATCATTTGATGGAAGCAATCCAAACTTTGAATCTGCGGCATTTTATACAAATAACGGAAATGATACATTTAGTATTGAAGCTAGTTCTGGATTTGTAAATGATACAGGACAAAGTTATTCAAATGCTATTGGAGATGTTGATAATGATGGATTTCCCGAAATAGTAGTAAGCAATTCTGGAGGTGGCAATATCTTTCTTTGGAAAAATGAAACGACAAGCACAAACAATTGGTTAAAAGTTGGATTAGAAGGTATTACAAGTAATAAACAAGGAATAGGAGCAACTATTGAACTCAAAAGTGGCGGCGTTTCACAATACAGATACACAGTTTGCGGAGAAGGATATTTAGCGCAAAACTCTGGAACAGAATTTTTTGGTATCGCAGGAAATACAGTCATAGATTATGTAAAAGTCACCTGGCTTGGTGGAGCGCAAGACATACTATATAATGTAATGCCAAATCAGAAAATCAATATTTTGGAAGGAAGTAGTCCATTAAGTACTGAAGAGTTTGCAGCAAACAATGAAATTCAGGTATATCCAAATCCTACAACGGGAAAACTATGGGTTCATTTTAATACAACTGAAAACTATACCTATTCACTTTTTGATAGCAAAGGAATGCTTGTAAAAAGTGGGCACATAACTTCGCAAGAATATATAAATATAACCAATCTATCTTCTGGTTATTACCTACTTAAAATTTTGAGTGAAAACACAGTGATTACTAAAAAAATACTGTTAAAATAA